A stretch of Alligator mississippiensis isolate rAllMis1 chromosome 14, rAllMis1, whole genome shotgun sequence DNA encodes these proteins:
- the LOC102573972 gene encoding claudin-3, which translates to MSMGLEIGGVALSVLGWLGTIICCALPMWRVTAFIGNNIVTAQIIWEGLWMNCVVQSTGQMQCKVYDSMLALPQDLQAARALLVVAIVLAVLGLLIALVGAQCTRCVEDETSKAKITIVAGVIFLLAGVMTLIPVCWSANTIIRDFYNPLVLDPQKRELGASLYVGWAAAALQVIGGALLCCSCPPKSEKYPASKVAYSAPRSAVPSYDKRNYV; encoded by the coding sequence ATGTCGATGGGTCTGGAGATCGGTGGGGTGGCGTTGTCGGTGCTGGGCTGGCTAGGCACCATCATCTGCTGCGCACTACCTATGTGGAGGGTGACAGCCTTCATTGGAAACAACATTGTGACAGCCCAGATCATTTGGGAAGGGCTGTGGATGAACTGCGTGGTACAGAGCACGGGCCAGATGCAGTGCAAGGTCTATGACTCCATGCTGGCGCTGCCCCAGGACCTGCAAGCAGCCCGAGCCCTGCTGGTGGTTGCCATTGTGCTGGCTGTGCTGGGCCTCCTCATCGCCCTGGTTGGGGCACAGTGCACCCGGTGCGTGGAAGACGAGACCTCCAAAGCCAAGATCACCATCGTGGCTGGTGTGATCTTcctgctggctggggtcatgACGCTCATCCCCGTCTGCTGGTCTGCCAACACCATCATCCGGGACTTCTACAACCCACTGGTGCTAGACCCCCAGAAGCGGGAGCTGGGTGCCTCTCTCTATGTGGGATGGGCAGCTGCAGCGCTGCAAGTGATCGGGGgcgctctgctctgctgctcctgcccccccaagAGTGAAAAGTACCCTGCAAGCAAGGTGGCATActctgcccccagatctgcagtgCCCAGCTATGACAAGAGGAACTATGTGTGA
- the ABHD11 gene encoding protein ABHD11 has product MLRCLRRARAHPAAAWGRRGAGRPAMTPLPLAYALLDGHEPRAPLVLLHGLFGSKTNFRGVAPALVQRTGRKVLTIDARNHGESPHSPIMTYEAMSLDVQHLLSQLHISKCILIGHSMGGKTAMTLALQRPDLVERLVSVDISPTPTGPVTSFPAYISAMKSMSLPRGIPRSTARRLAEDQLRSVIQVPAVRQFLLTNLVEVEGYYMWRLNLEAISHHLPDIITFPTFQSYYPGPTLFLRGSKSPYVSDTDSSEIERLFPKAKVQCIAGADHWVHADRPQEFVAAISNFLLLP; this is encoded by the exons atGCTCCGCTGCCTCCGCCGCGCCCGCGCCCACCCCGCCGCGGCCTGGGGCCGGCGCGGCGCCGGGCGCCCGGCGATGAC GCCGCTGCCCTTGGCCTACGCCCTGCTGGACGGGCACGAGCCGCGCGCGCCCCTCGTCCTCCTGCACGGGCTCTTCGGGAGCAAGACCAACTTCCGCGGCGTGGCGCCCGCGCTGGTGCAGCGCACGGGCAGGAAG GTACTGACAATAGATGCACGTAACCATGGCGAAAGCCCTCACAGCCCCATCATGACCTACGAAGCAATGAGCTTGGATGTCCAGCACCTCCTGAGCCAGCTGCACATCAGCAAGTGCATCCTGATTGGGCACAGCATGGGCGGCAAAACAGCCATGACACTGGCACTGCAGAGG CCAGATCTAGTGGAGCGCCTGGTATCTGTTGACATTAGTCCCACCCCAACGGGGCCTGTCACAAGCTTCCCTGCCTACATCTCTGCCATGAAAAGCATGAGCCTCCCACGTGGGATCCCCCGCTCCACTGCACGCAGGCTAGCTGAAGATCAACTGCGTTCGGTCATCCAG GTACCAGCTGTGAGACAGTTCCTGCTTACTAATCTGGTGGAGGTTGAGGGCTACTACATGTGGCGGCTGAACTTGGAGGCCATTTCCCACCACCTCCCTGATATTATCACATTCCCAACCTTCCAGTCATATTACCCGGGACCCACTCTCTTCCTGAGAGGCTCCAAGTCCCCTTATGTCAG TGACACGGACTCCTCAGAGATTGAGCGGCTCTTTCCCAAGGCCAAGGTCCAGTGTATTGCAGGTGCTGACCACTGGGTCCATGCAGATAGACCACAGGAGTTTGTTGCTGCCATCTccaacttcctgctgctgccataa
- the LOC102575910 gene encoding caspase-1, whose protein sequence is MADKKLKEVRTMFVERVSDGVIAPVLDDLQDKRVLNQDEAENVRAERRRAEQARYLIDVVMRKGLKASTIFIQCLHDRDPLLATELGLDASSGAPATVPLMTPSPTAQTSAAQAQPAQCEEWIQKCPLAELQRIKKSEGNEIYDIFDPKTRTRLALIICNIEFRYFKRRDGAEMDVENMEKLLKELGYKVEVKWNLTSQDMAETLKQFAARDEHQTSDSTFLVLMSHGVKAGLCGTDSKDESTDLLLNDSIFSAFNNKNCKALMRKPKVIIIQACRGKNEGRVFVSDSAGSPSDDTSITVLSPEEYEDDSVEQVHLESDFIGFYSTTPDTMAWREKKTGSIFITRLTEYLRKHAWNCPLEEIFRKVQNSFDDFPRQMPTKERTTFKKKFYLFPGH, encoded by the exons ATGGCGG ATAAGAAGTTAAAGGAAGTGCGGACGATGTTTGTGGAGAGAGTTAGTGATGGCGTGATTGCCCCCGTCCTGGACGACCTGCAGGACAAACGGGTACTGAACCAGGATGAAGCAGAGAATGTGCGGGCAGAGAGGAGGAGGGCCGAACAAGCCAGGTACCTGATCGATGTGGTGATGAGGAAGGGTCTTAAAGCCAGCACCATATTCATCCAGTGCCTCCATGACAGAGACCCCTTACTGGCTACAGAACTAGGGCTGGATGCCTCCTCTG GGGCTCCAGCTACAGTACCGCTTATGACCCCCAGCCCAACAGCTCAGACCTCTGCTGCTCAAGCCCAACCAGCGCAATGTGAGGAATGGATCCAGAAATGCCCGCTAGCCGAGCTCCAGCGGATAAAGAAAAGTGAGGGAAATGAG ATCTATGACATCTTTGACCCAAAGACAAGGACCCGCCTGGCCCTGATCATCTGCAATATTGAGTTTCGTTACTTCAAAAGGAGGGATGGAGCTGAAATGGATGTGGAAAATATGGAGAAGCTTCTGAAAGAGCTGGGGTACAAGGTGGAAGTCAAGTGGAACTTAACCTCCCAG GACATGGCTGAGACTCTGAAGCAGTTTGCTGCCCGGGATGAGCACCAGACCTCAGATAGCACCTTCCTAGTGCTCATGTCACACGGAGTTAAGGCTGGCCTTTGTGGGACTGATAGCAAAGATGAGTCCACAGACCTTCTTTTGAATGACTCCATCTTCAGTGCATTCAACAACAAGAACTGCAAGGCGCTAATGCGGAAGCCTAAGGTGATCATAATTCAAGCTTGCCGTGGAA AGAACGAAGGACGTGTATTTGTGAGTGATTCTGCAGGGTCTCCAAGCGATGATACTTCTATTACTGTCCTGTCTCCTGAAGAGTATGAAGATGATTCTGTTGAACAAGTCCACCTAGAGAGCGACTTCATTGGTTTTTATTCCACCACACCAG ACACCATggcctggagagagaaaaaaactggCTCCATTTTCATCACACGATTGACAGAATATCTGCGAAAACACGCCTGGAACTGCCCCTTGGAGGAGATCTTCCGAAAG GTCCAGAATTCCTTTGACGATTTTCCACGGCAGATGCCTACAAAGGAAAGAACAACCTTCAAGAAAAAGTTCTACCTCTTTCCAGGCCACTAA